The following are encoded together in the Bradymonas sediminis genome:
- a CDS encoding Eco57I restriction-modification methylase domain-containing protein — protein MTSTTAPPRPGPTAAAQPAALELGESHFADFVTRWRAAMAAEDADRPNTAAHYAALLDAISLRQAREVGVCIDDWLAPDTYDSAHLAHAHALLKEVDAAGLGALWAEPHTLGWFHQHFGLSERNASNRAHTRDEKKHRTQTTTTRLYTPRWVADFLAESCLDAVDPGRATVCDPAVGGGQMLLAALDALVARGLDPAQALGRLHGVDLDPMAVEISFRSLALHAARRLGRRDRGAEAELRAHLHVGDGLFDDALFEGIVTAGSPPFDVVLANPPYMGSRSMPVALKDRISNEFKTFHADLYTAFIRRCHDLARQSIGVLAQQTVWYLSRYKRARAWLLDEADLVEFMHLGAGAFDNLSGEKANVVAFVQQKRAARPTPCTTRFIDLRAPKSAAAKLRAFEGIACAEDGAALQNGAPVYRESTAAFDALPGRVLAFWLPQALRQHFEDTRRLGDIADIPGSQNKTGRNREFIKKWSEVPAKNLRAAPEIIADAGAPDGRWVFYSKGGPFAPWWGNWQHVIDWSEAARQFYAANKTSNLLDEQWWFREGICYTDFGGRRFNARWMPPGCLFDMTGPAIFAHNPAPDHLFALLAILNSTPVRALLNAMNPSLHYQVRDLRNLPIPEFSKDVESALAGRARALVEGLQLGATQDPKSPRSACKNPNNSKKIAQFRAQRPALERALDKMVCELYQVPDLGSVE, from the coding sequence ATGACCTCGACGACCGCTCCGCCCCGCCCGGGACCCACCGCCGCCGCCCAACCCGCCGCCCTTGAGCTCGGCGAGTCGCATTTTGCCGATTTCGTGACCCGTTGGCGCGCGGCGATGGCCGCCGAGGACGCCGACCGCCCCAACACCGCCGCCCACTACGCCGCCCTGCTCGACGCGATCTCGCTGCGCCAGGCGCGCGAAGTCGGCGTCTGCATCGACGATTGGCTCGCCCCAGACACCTACGACAGCGCGCATCTTGCCCACGCACACGCCCTGCTAAAAGAGGTCGACGCCGCGGGACTCGGCGCGCTGTGGGCCGAGCCGCACACCCTGGGCTGGTTCCACCAGCATTTCGGCCTGAGCGAGCGCAACGCGAGCAACCGCGCGCACACGCGCGACGAGAAAAAGCACCGCACCCAGACCACCACCACGCGCCTGTATACCCCGCGCTGGGTCGCCGACTTTCTGGCCGAATCCTGCCTCGACGCGGTCGACCCGGGGCGCGCAACGGTCTGCGACCCGGCGGTCGGCGGCGGCCAAATGCTGCTGGCCGCGCTCGACGCGCTGGTCGCCCGCGGCCTGGACCCCGCGCAGGCCCTCGGCCGGCTGCACGGCGTCGACCTGGACCCCATGGCCGTCGAGATCAGCTTTCGCAGCCTGGCCCTGCACGCCGCCCGGCGCCTGGGCCGGCGCGACCGGGGCGCCGAAGCCGAGCTTCGCGCCCACCTCCACGTGGGCGACGGGCTCTTCGACGACGCCCTCTTCGAAGGCATCGTAACCGCCGGCAGTCCGCCCTTTGACGTCGTCCTGGCGAACCCGCCGTATATGGGCTCTCGCTCGATGCCCGTCGCGCTCAAAGACAGAATTTCCAACGAATTCAAAACCTTCCACGCCGACCTCTACACCGCGTTTATCCGGCGCTGCCACGATTTAGCTCGCCAAAGCATCGGCGTCCTCGCCCAGCAAACGGTCTGGTATCTAAGCCGCTATAAGCGCGCGCGCGCGTGGCTCCTGGACGAAGCCGACCTGGTCGAGTTTATGCATCTGGGCGCCGGCGCCTTTGACAATCTGAGCGGCGAGAAGGCGAATGTGGTGGCGTTCGTCCAGCAGAAGCGCGCGGCCCGACCGACGCCCTGCACCACGCGCTTTATCGACCTGCGCGCGCCCAAGAGCGCCGCGGCAAAGCTGCGGGCATTCGAGGGCATTGCGTGCGCCGAGGATGGAGCCGCTTTACAAAACGGGGCGCCCGTCTACCGCGAATCGACCGCCGCCTTCGACGCCCTCCCCGGCCGCGTCCTGGCCTTCTGGCTCCCCCAGGCGCTTCGCCAACACTTTGAAGACACCCGCCGCCTGGGCGACATCGCCGATATCCCCGGCTCCCAAAATAAGACCGGCCGAAATCGCGAATTTATTAAGAAATGGAGCGAGGTCCCCGCCAAAAACCTGCGCGCAGCCCCCGAGATTATCGCCGACGCGGGCGCGCCCGATGGGCGCTGGGTGTTTTATAGTAAGGGCGGCCCCTTCGCGCCCTGGTGGGGCAATTGGCAACACGTCATCGACTGGTCCGAGGCGGCGCGCCAATTCTACGCCGCGAATAAGACCTCGAATCTGCTCGACGAACAGTGGTGGTTTCGGGAGGGCATTTGCTATACCGACTTCGGCGGACGCCGCTTCAACGCGCGCTGGATGCCGCCGGGGTGCCTCTTCGACATGACCGGCCCGGCGATCTTCGCGCATAACCCGGCGCCCGACCACCTCTTCGCCCTGCTCGCCATCCTCAACTCAACGCCGGTGCGCGCGCTCTTAAACGCGATGAACCCGAGCCTACACTATCAGGTGCGCGACCTGCGCAATCTGCCCATCCCCGAGTTTTCTAAAGACGTCGAGTCGGCGCTCGCCGGCCGCGCGCGCGCGCTCGTCGAAGGCCTGCAACTCGGCGCCACCCAGGACCCAAAGAGCCCGCGCAGCGCCTGCAAAAACCCCAATAATTCCAAGAAGATCGCACAATTTCGGGCGCAGCGACCGGCCCTTGAGCGCGCGCTCGATAAGATGGTCTGTGAACTCTATCAAGTCCCCGACCTGGGGAGCGTCGAGTGA
- a CDS encoding uracil-DNA glycosylase family protein encodes MKPSPIEITHALRDALIPLEFSAPVTHVYNPLLYAGAMYEAYLERFGARAPREIVLVGMNPGPWGMAQNGVPFGEVNFVRDWMGFGARPESEMIGKPANEHPKRPVVGLDCHRNEVSGARLWGWAEQRYGSAEEFFSRYYVHNYCPLVFMEESGRNRTPNRLSAAERSALFEPCDRALRQTLEYLQPKFVVGIGNFAEKRVKATLADAPELRERVVVGRILHPSPASPKANRGWAEQAEAELRAIGVEV; translated from the coding sequence ATGAAACCATCTCCGATTGAGATAACTCACGCCCTGCGCGACGCGCTGATCCCCCTGGAGTTCAGCGCCCCTGTGACCCACGTCTACAACCCGTTGCTCTACGCAGGCGCGATGTACGAGGCCTATCTGGAGCGCTTCGGCGCGCGCGCGCCGCGCGAGATTGTGCTGGTGGGGATGAACCCGGGGCCCTGGGGCATGGCCCAAAATGGCGTGCCCTTTGGGGAGGTTAATTTTGTGCGCGATTGGATGGGTTTCGGCGCTCGTCCGGAGTCCGAGATGATCGGAAAGCCCGCCAATGAACACCCCAAACGCCCCGTCGTCGGGTTGGATTGCCATCGAAACGAGGTCAGCGGCGCGCGGCTGTGGGGCTGGGCCGAGCAGCGCTACGGCAGCGCCGAAGAGTTCTTCTCCCGCTATTATGTGCACAATTATTGCCCCCTGGTTTTTATGGAGGAGAGCGGGCGAAACCGCACGCCCAATCGCCTCAGCGCCGCCGAGCGCTCGGCGCTCTTTGAGCCCTGTGACCGGGCGCTGCGCCAGACCCTTGAGTATCTTCAGCCTAAATTTGTCGTCGGGATCGGTAATTTCGCCGAGAAGCGCGTCAAAGCGACGCTTGCCGATGCCCCGGAGCTTCGCGAGCGCGTCGTCGTCGGGCGCATTCTGCACCCGAGTCCTGCGAGCCCGAAGGCCAATCGCGGCTGGGCGGAGCAGGCCGAGGCGGAGCTGCGCGCGATCGGCGTCGAGGTGTGA
- a CDS encoding Ig-like domain-containing protein, with amino-acid sequence MRAKTSQFGLKQGRFLSTIAGLSTLLFVSSACQFGGSFEETRCDTKADCSGEAVCIEGFCALPNLPDDTPDVVEDISEDVGEDIIEDVGEDIVEDVEEDIVEDIVTEPELVAVELSSDTLSLQVGGAQTLTAVVIDEFGDELQGVSADEFSWSSDAPGIALVSSVGEVRGLAVGQANITATYAGLSATAAVTVSAADAAQIEIFPSTITLTQNNVFTAQARAYDVNGALIVNPLLDWSVSDPSVATVDSDGKVSAVGAGSADLVVSINGAPSVTATSQLIVNPLVPASAIISPSQATITVGQTVQFDVYDDDLNQVDAGTVNWSSADPSVASVSSTGEVQGVGEGTVTITGVANGVTVTADVVVEARQVVRVEIDQTLLTLEIGQQQTAAASAFAADGTDISADVAFAWTVADTSVASNDGSGKVTGLREGVTTLQVSTTPGNISAFAGIKVNRQPVDSVEITNATASPLSIGDTLQLGVTLYAPGGGLLANPADRIVQWESNKEHIAVVDGTGKVTALSAGNVKIKATSEGESDEVTLTVDPDAPPANQAPTAFPQALGVQKNGSISFQLFGSDPEDGAVSEYRLVSGGAVTKGVLSGFNPASGAISYASNPGETGVDTFEFEVKDSDGEWSAAAAVSISIVAGHAPPVADAGADISGDVCTTEYTLDGSASTADNSGLTYAWEIVYAVDAGANLEDQTTVSPTLKDAENPGGYVLKLTVTDDRGVTSTDFVVIELGDEPNAGC; translated from the coding sequence ATGCGAGCAAAAACGAGTCAGTTCGGCCTGAAGCAAGGGCGTTTCTTAAGCACCATCGCGGGGCTTTCGACGCTACTTTTTGTGAGCAGTGCGTGCCAATTTGGCGGTTCTTTCGAGGAGACGCGTTGCGATACCAAGGCTGATTGCTCCGGCGAGGCGGTGTGCATCGAGGGTTTTTGCGCGTTGCCCAATCTTCCGGATGATACGCCCGACGTCGTTGAGGATATCAGCGAGGACGTGGGCGAGGATATTATCGAGGATGTCGGGGAAGACATCGTCGAAGACGTCGAGGAAGACATCGTCGAGGATATTGTGACGGAGCCCGAGCTCGTCGCGGTTGAGCTCTCGTCGGATACCCTGAGCCTTCAGGTCGGCGGGGCCCAGACGCTCACGGCGGTCGTGATCGACGAATTTGGCGACGAACTTCAGGGCGTCAGCGCCGATGAGTTTAGCTGGTCGAGCGACGCGCCGGGCATCGCTTTGGTGTCGAGCGTCGGCGAGGTCCGCGGCCTCGCCGTGGGTCAGGCGAATATCACGGCCACCTATGCGGGACTTAGCGCAACGGCGGCGGTCACCGTCTCGGCGGCAGACGCCGCGCAGATCGAGATCTTCCCCTCCACGATCACCCTGACCCAGAACAACGTCTTTACCGCGCAGGCGCGGGCGTATGACGTTAACGGCGCGCTGATCGTCAATCCGCTGCTCGATTGGTCGGTGTCCGACCCGTCCGTTGCGACGGTGGACAGCGACGGGAAAGTGAGCGCGGTGGGCGCGGGGAGCGCCGACCTCGTCGTCTCGATTAACGGTGCTCCGTCGGTCACCGCGACCTCCCAGCTGATCGTCAACCCGCTGGTCCCAGCCTCCGCGATTATCTCGCCGAGCCAGGCGACGATTACGGTCGGGCAGACGGTTCAGTTCGACGTCTATGATGATGACCTCAATCAGGTCGACGCCGGAACCGTGAACTGGTCGAGTGCTGACCCGAGCGTGGCGAGCGTGAGCTCGACCGGCGAGGTTCAGGGCGTTGGGGAGGGAACCGTCACCATCACCGGTGTCGCCAACGGCGTCACGGTCACCGCCGATGTCGTCGTCGAGGCGCGCCAGGTGGTGCGTGTCGAGATCGACCAGACCCTGCTCACGCTTGAAATCGGTCAGCAGCAGACCGCGGCCGCTTCTGCCTTTGCGGCCGACGGGACCGATATCTCCGCCGACGTTGCCTTCGCGTGGACCGTTGCTGATACGAGCGTCGCGTCGAACGATGGAAGCGGAAAAGTGACCGGCCTCCGTGAAGGCGTGACCACGCTGCAGGTATCGACCACGCCGGGCAATATCAGCGCTTTTGCCGGCATTAAGGTCAATCGCCAACCGGTTGACTCCGTCGAGATTACCAACGCGACCGCATCCCCGCTTAGCATTGGAGACACCCTTCAACTCGGCGTCACCCTCTACGCTCCCGGCGGTGGTTTGCTCGCCAACCCGGCCGATCGGATCGTGCAATGGGAGAGCAATAAAGAGCATATCGCCGTGGTTGACGGCACGGGCAAAGTCACCGCGCTGAGCGCCGGCAACGTCAAAATCAAGGCGACGAGTGAGGGGGAATCCGACGAGGTCACGCTGACCGTTGACCCCGACGCGCCGCCCGCGAATCAAGCACCCACCGCGTTCCCTCAGGCTTTGGGCGTGCAGAAAAATGGCAGCATCAGCTTCCAATTATTCGGCAGTGACCCCGAAGATGGTGCCGTGTCGGAGTACCGGCTCGTGAGTGGCGGCGCGGTGACCAAGGGCGTTCTCAGTGGGTTTAACCCGGCCTCCGGGGCGATTAGCTACGCCTCGAATCCGGGCGAAACCGGGGTTGACACCTTCGAGTTTGAGGTCAAAGACTCGGACGGGGAGTGGAGCGCCGCCGCGGCGGTTAGCATCTCGATCGTGGCAGGGCACGCGCCGCCGGTGGCGGATGCAGGAGCCGATATCAGCGGGGACGTGTGTACCACCGAGTATACCCTTGATGGCTCCGCGAGCACGGCGGACAACTCCGGGCTCACCTACGCCTGGGAGATCGTCTACGCCGTGGACGCCGGGGCTAACCTGGAGGACCAGACGACGGTCAGCCCCACGTTGAAGGACGCTGAGAACCCCGGCGGCTACGTCCTAAAGCTCACCGTGACCGACGATCGAGGCGTGACCTCCACCGACTTTGTCGTGATTGAGCTCGGAGATGAGCCCAACGCGGGATGCTAA
- a CDS encoding response regulator yields MRTIRILIIDDDKDICEYMQILLSQSGYDVRTQTDPKAALELLKEEEFHVVVLDIMMPEISGMEMLEQIRDFDSDISIIIFTGYPSVDTAVTSMKYNVSDYIKKPFDVDEFNQTLEKILREKGLLTDPEEELLATIGKSLRRMRKERSLTLKQMARRTGLSVSLLSQIERAESSASVSSLFKLARALDVKLTELFGDH; encoded by the coding sequence TTGAGGACCATCCGCATTCTGATCATCGATGATGACAAAGATATCTGTGAGTATATGCAGATTCTGCTGTCTCAGAGTGGCTACGATGTGCGCACTCAAACCGACCCGAAGGCGGCCCTGGAGTTACTCAAAGAAGAGGAATTTCACGTCGTGGTGCTCGACATCATGATGCCCGAGATCAGCGGGATGGAGATGCTCGAGCAAATTCGGGACTTTGATAGCGATATCTCGATCATTATTTTCACGGGTTACCCCTCGGTCGATACCGCGGTGACCTCGATGAAATATAATGTCAGCGACTATATCAAAAAGCCGTTTGACGTCGACGAGTTCAACCAGACCCTCGAGAAGATCCTGCGCGAAAAGGGACTGCTGACCGACCCGGAGGAAGAACTCCTGGCGACCATTGGCAAGAGCCTGCGCCGGATGCGCAAAGAACGAAGCCTCACGCTCAAGCAGATGGCGCGGCGAACCGGGCTGTCGGTGAGCCTGCTCTCCCAGATTGAGCGCGCCGAATCCAGCGCCTCGGTCTCCAGCCTCTTTAAGCTGGCCCGCGCGCTGGACGTCAAGCTCACCGAGCTCTTCGGCGACCACTAA
- a CDS encoding GNAT family N-acetyltransferase, protein MSLDAAHQNLRFERTEAARIQPLRTRILRPHFEPGRLCIFAEDDAPSTAHFGLFDPAEDNACVAAVTFLPRHAPDAPDVAALQLRGMCVAESMQGKGLGARLFESTLAPLALLYPDAALVWCNARISAAQFYEKLGFERRGEVFEVDRIGPHIVMRRDLNPALAAG, encoded by the coding sequence ATGAGCCTCGATGCCGCCCACCAAAACCTGCGCTTTGAGCGCACCGAAGCGGCTCGAATCCAGCCGCTTCGCACCCGGATTTTGCGGCCTCATTTCGAGCCCGGCCGGCTGTGTATCTTTGCCGAAGACGACGCCCCGAGCACTGCTCATTTCGGCCTCTTCGACCCCGCCGAAGATAACGCCTGCGTCGCCGCGGTGACCTTTTTGCCGCGCCACGCGCCCGACGCGCCTGATGTCGCAGCCCTCCAACTTCGGGGAATGTGCGTCGCCGAGTCGATGCAGGGAAAGGGCCTCGGCGCGCGTCTTTTCGAGAGCACGCTGGCGCCCCTCGCCCTGCTCTACCCCGACGCCGCGTTAGTCTGGTGCAACGCGCGAATCAGCGCGGCCCAGTTCTACGAAAAGCTGGGCTTTGAGCGCCGTGGAGAGGTCTTCGAGGTCGATAGAATCGGGCCGCATATCGTGATGCGGCGCGACTTAAACCCCGCGCTGGCCGCCGGCTGA
- the trhA gene encoding PAQR family membrane homeostasis protein TrhA codes for MSSSAPKPAKSAPKLASGKKRDQTPREEVANAVTHGVAFVLSIIGLVILVVSAREQTDAIGVASVAIYGSSLVLLYLASTLYHSVTSIPAKATLRVFDHTAIFMLIAGSYTPLTLIAMRGLWGWVLFGVIWSLAIFGIVGKLFAFGRFKRASLYLYVGMGWAGILAIKPLLEVVPGIGLALIGISGLAYTLGVYFYVKEGRRYFHAIWHLFVMTASMLHYFAVLFYVLPSGA; via the coding sequence ATGAGTAGCTCGGCGCCCAAGCCGGCCAAGTCCGCCCCGAAACTCGCCAGCGGGAAAAAGCGCGACCAAACGCCCCGCGAGGAGGTCGCTAACGCGGTCACCCACGGCGTCGCCTTCGTGCTGTCGATCATCGGATTGGTGATCCTGGTGGTCAGCGCTCGCGAGCAGACCGACGCCATCGGGGTGGCGAGTGTGGCGATCTACGGCAGCTCTCTGGTGCTGCTCTACCTGGCCTCGACCCTGTATCACAGCGTGACCAGCATCCCGGCCAAGGCCACGCTGCGTGTTTTTGATCATACCGCGATCTTTATGTTGATCGCCGGCTCTTATACGCCGCTGACGCTGATCGCGATGCGTGGGCTGTGGGGGTGGGTGCTCTTCGGCGTGATCTGGAGCCTCGCCATCTTCGGCATCGTGGGGAAGTTATTCGCCTTTGGGCGTTTTAAGCGCGCCTCACTCTACCTCTATGTCGGCATGGGCTGGGCGGGGATTTTGGCGATTAAGCCGCTGCTGGAGGTGGTGCCGGGGATTGGGCTGGCGCTCATCGGCATCAGCGGCCTGGCCTACACGCTGGGGGTCTATTTCTACGTCAAAGAAGGGCGCCGGTATTTCCACGCGATCTGGCATCTCTTCGTGATGACGGCCAGCATGTTGCACTATTTTGCGGTGCTCTTTTACGTGCTGCCTTCGGGGGCCTAA
- a CDS encoding NAD(P)/FAD-dependent oxidoreductase, which yields MKAEFPQVDVLIIGAGSTGAAAALLCARRGLSTRCLDRAALADAGAHWVNGVPASAFDIAGITPPAAPELRAQGVDFHLFAGWGPERIVMRGLDLLEVDMRRLVTRLQAEAKAAGADFVDNTRVHGYDGVTLHTSSGPMAARWIIDASGLSGARLLAHPRPAGPDICTAAQEVRRITDRQAARQFCRQHDVPLGDTLCFTGIEGGYSILNIRVELGEAPGDADTVSILTGAIPARGHRSGRAILRDFVATTPWVGETIFGGGRAIPLRRPYTNLYRDNVAVIGEAACQVFAAHGSGIGAGMVAARVLADALADGRGLEGYEADWQRLHGGLFAGYAAFRNYNQTLTIEDLARLMRSGLLDADTLADGLLQRMPAPSASMVLAKIRAMMRAPDLAAQLLPVMGQMAAAAVLYAGFPTTPKRRQGWSRLVSGVLGAPG from the coding sequence ATGAAGGCCGAATTCCCGCAGGTAGACGTCCTTATTATCGGCGCCGGAAGCACGGGCGCGGCCGCCGCGCTGCTGTGCGCGCGGCGTGGACTGAGCACGCGCTGCCTGGACCGCGCCGCGCTCGCAGACGCCGGCGCGCACTGGGTCAACGGCGTGCCCGCCTCGGCTTTCGATATCGCCGGCATCACGCCCCCCGCGGCGCCCGAGCTGCGCGCGCAGGGGGTGGACTTTCATCTCTTCGCCGGCTGGGGGCCGGAGCGCATCGTCATGCGCGGGCTCGACTTGTTGGAGGTCGATATGCGCCGCCTCGTCACGCGCCTGCAGGCCGAGGCGAAGGCCGCCGGCGCTGACTTCGTCGACAACACCCGGGTGCACGGCTACGACGGCGTGACCCTACACACCTCGTCGGGCCCCATGGCCGCGCGCTGGATCATCGACGCCTCCGGGCTCTCCGGCGCCCGTCTGCTGGCGCACCCGCGCCCCGCGGGCCCCGACATCTGCACCGCCGCCCAGGAGGTCCGCCGCATCACCGACCGCCAGGCCGCCCGCCAATTTTGCCGCCAACACGACGTCCCCCTCGGAGACACCCTATGCTTTACGGGCATTGAGGGCGGCTATTCCATCCTCAATATCCGGGTTGAGTTGGGCGAAGCGCCCGGCGACGCCGATACGGTCTCCATCCTCACCGGCGCGATCCCCGCCCGGGGTCACCGCTCCGGGCGAGCCATCTTGCGCGACTTCGTGGCGACGACCCCCTGGGTGGGCGAAACCATCTTTGGCGGCGGACGCGCCATCCCGCTTCGGCGCCCCTACACCAACCTCTACCGAGACAACGTCGCGGTCATCGGCGAGGCCGCCTGCCAGGTCTTCGCCGCCCACGGCTCGGGCATCGGCGCTGGCATGGTCGCCGCGCGGGTCTTGGCCGACGCGCTGGCCGATGGCCGCGGGCTCGAGGGCTATGAGGCCGATTGGCAACGCCTCCACGGCGGCCTCTTCGCTGGCTACGCGGCCTTCCGCAATTATAACCAGACCCTCACCATCGAAGACCTCGCCCGCCTGATGCGCAGCGGCCTATTGGACGCCGACACCCTGGCCGACGGACTGCTCCAACGCATGCCCGCCCCGAGCGCGTCGATGGTCCTGGCCAAAATACGCGCCATGATGCGCGCACCCGACCTCGCCGCGCAGCTCCTCCCGGTGATGGGACAAATGGCGGCGGCGGCCGTGCTCTACGCGGGCTTCCCGACCACGCCAAAGCGCCGGCAGGGCTGGTCGAGGTTAGTCAGCGGGGTGCTCGGCGCCCCGGGCTAG
- a CDS encoding amidohydrolase: MLISHRCIYLDAQGHKTDALLVREGRVVAIGDEAVAMHREDEPVVLPQGACLFPALADAHVHLWGVGMRAGSIDMTGTTGPQQIYRRLQTVRDLPDITISELSPSGWVLGHGWNENSWSDSAELQRRELDAIFPDIPVCLHRIDRHAVACNSEALRRARLDESYQFVGSGNARKNADGQLSGVCVDQAMMPILAAIPAATEDEDRQLLEDTAHILRKHGVASAHMALTEVARVAMLQRLAQSGELPIRVFAMIDGTDPALGEALEAGPLHDPNAWVSARTIKYFADGALGSKGAHLFEPYPDGTLGLVMHDADELAGRIAGLIESGWQVAVHAIGDAAAHGVLNAFAGADAAQRERVRPRLEHCQMMTSDDAQRFEALSVLASIQPIHLRGDAVWAQNMLTNAQLDRLYSWREIADNALLAAGSDYPIDDPNPWHGIATALTRRLSDGRLFAPDKALTRREILAAYTSGAAYAAHWEKDLGRLDVGYIADVIALSDDPFSASPERIWEMQVLQMWMDGIEVALS; encoded by the coding sequence TTGCTGATCAGTCATCGTTGTATTTATCTGGATGCACAGGGACATAAGACCGACGCGCTGCTGGTCCGCGAGGGGCGCGTTGTGGCCATCGGGGACGAGGCGGTGGCGATGCACCGGGAGGATGAACCCGTCGTGCTGCCCCAGGGCGCCTGCCTATTTCCCGCGCTCGCCGACGCCCACGTGCACCTGTGGGGGGTTGGGATGCGCGCCGGGTCGATCGATATGACTGGCACCACGGGGCCGCAGCAGATCTACCGGCGCCTGCAGACCGTGCGGGATCTGCCGGACATCACCATCAGCGAGCTTTCGCCCAGCGGGTGGGTGCTCGGGCATGGGTGGAATGAGAATAGCTGGAGCGATTCGGCGGAGCTGCAGCGGCGCGAATTGGACGCGATCTTCCCGGATATCCCGGTGTGTTTGCACCGCATCGACCGCCACGCGGTGGCCTGTAATTCGGAGGCGCTGCGCCGGGCGCGGCTCGATGAGTCCTACCAATTTGTGGGCAGCGGCAACGCGCGAAAGAACGCGGACGGCCAGCTCAGCGGGGTCTGCGTCGACCAGGCGATGATGCCGATCCTGGCGGCGATCCCGGCGGCGACCGAAGATGAGGACCGCCAATTATTGGAGGATACCGCCCATATTCTTCGCAAACACGGGGTCGCTTCGGCGCATATGGCGCTCACCGAGGTCGCGCGCGTGGCGATGCTGCAGCGGTTGGCACAGAGCGGGGAGTTGCCGATTCGGGTCTTCGCGATGATCGACGGCACGGACCCGGCGCTCGGCGAGGCGTTGGAGGCCGGGCCGCTGCATGACCCGAACGCGTGGGTGTCGGCGCGCACGATTAAATATTTTGCCGATGGTGCGCTTGGCTCGAAGGGGGCGCATCTTTTTGAGCCCTATCCGGATGGAACGCTCGGGTTGGTGATGCACGACGCCGATGAGTTGGCCGGCCGCATCGCGGGGCTGATCGAGTCCGGCTGGCAGGTGGCGGTTCACGCCATCGGTGACGCGGCCGCGCACGGGGTCTTGAACGCCTTCGCAGGGGCGGATGCCGCGCAGCGCGAACGCGTGCGCCCGCGGCTGGAGCATTGTCAGATGATGACCTCCGACGATGCGCAGCGCTTTGAGGCGTTGTCGGTGCTGGCGAGTATTCAGCCGATTCATCTTCGCGGCGACGCGGTCTGGGCGCAAAATATGCTGACGAATGCGCAGCTCGACCGCCTCTATTCCTGGCGTGAGATCGCCGACAACGCCCTGCTGGCCGCGGGCAGTGACTATCCGATCGACGACCCAAACCCCTGGCACGGCATCGCAACCGCGCTGACCCGAAGGCTCTCCGACGGCCGGCTCTTCGCGCCCGATAAGGCGCTGACGCGCCGCGAAATCCTGGCCGCCTATACCAGCGGGGCGGCCTATGCGGCGCATTGGGAGAAGGACCTGGGTCGATTGGATGTCGGGTATATCGCGGATGTGATCGCGCTCTCCGACGACCCATTTAGCGCGTCGCCGGAGAGGATTTGGGAGATGCAGGTGCTGCAAATGTGGATGGATGGCATCGAGGTTGCGCTGAGTTGA
- a CDS encoding amidohydrolase family protein produces the protein MIIDTHIHLIGMREDNGCYVSPKMSTGIAYFLLSRVLGLTGVARAQIDQAYRDKLLGWTADSDLDGAGILAFDAVYTEAGEFDRERTQFYVGNDYCFEVCAASEKLLPICSVNPQRKDAIEELERVVERGSVAIKVLPNSQGFDPANPAYKPFWRRMAALNIPLLTHSSFEHTIPVIKQLYGRPERLRNALEAGVTVISAHCASAGVAHIHEDFGTWLAMIREFPNLYGDISAMASMARFPYIKKVLNDDLARERVLLGSDFPIPISPWLFAREIGISEVLRLNKIDNPLQKNLETFRALQVPESILGRAAQILKL, from the coding sequence ATGATTATCGACACCCATATTCACCTCATCGGAATGCGCGAAGACAACGGCTGCTATGTCAGCCCGAAGATGTCGACGGGCATCGCGTATTTTCTGCTAAGCCGCGTCCTCGGGCTCACCGGCGTCGCGCGCGCGCAGATCGACCAGGCCTACCGCGATAAATTGCTCGGCTGGACGGCCGACTCCGACCTGGACGGCGCGGGCATCCTGGCGTTTGACGCGGTCTATACCGAAGCGGGCGAATTCGACCGCGAGCGCACCCAATTTTATGTCGGCAATGATTATTGCTTCGAGGTTTGCGCGGCGTCGGAGAAGTTATTGCCGATTTGCTCGGTCAACCCGCAGCGAAAAGACGCCATCGAGGAGCTGGAGCGGGTGGTTGAGCGGGGCTCGGTCGCCATCAAGGTGCTGCCGAATAGCCAGGGATTTGACCCGGCGAACCCCGCCTATAAGCCCTTCTGGCGGCGCATGGCGGCGCTCAATATTCCGCTGCTCACCCACTCCTCTTTTGAGCATACGATTCCGGTTATCAAGCAACTCTACGGGCGCCCGGAGCGCCTCCGAAACGCGCTCGAAGCCGGCGTCACCGTGATCTCGGCGCATTGCGCGAGCGCGGGCGTCGCGCATATCCACGAGGATTTTGGCACCTGGCTTGCGATGATTCGTGAGTTCCCAAACCTCTATGGCGATATCTCGGCGATGGCCTCGATGGCGCGATTTCCCTATATTAAAAAGGTACTTAACGACGACCTCGCCCGCGAGCGAGTGCTGCTTGGCAGCGACTTCCCGATCCCGATTTCGCCCTGGCTCTTCGCGCGCGAGATCGGCATCAGTGAGGTCCTCCGCCTCAATAAGATCGACAACCCGCTGCAGAAAAACCTCGAGACCTTCCGCGCCCTCCAGGTCCCCGAGTCCATCCTCGGGCGCGCTGCCCAGATCCTAAAATTATAA